The sequence below is a genomic window from Pleurocapsa sp. PCC 7327.
GCGCAGAAAAATCTTAAGCAAATCCGTTCCGATTTAGTAGCAATTACTGACGAACTCGCCAGCCGAATTTTTGAAGAAATGAATTATTGCCACGAAGGAAAAAATGCAGAAAAATTTGCCGAACTCTATGGGCATCTTCCTGAAATTTACGTGCCTAAAATTTATTGGGAATACACGGGACGGCGCGTTCTGACAATGGAATGGATCGACGGGACAAAACTAACTAATATTAAAGCCATTGAAGCACAAGGAATTAATGCCGCCCATTTAGTAGAAGTAGGCGTTAATTGTTCTCTACGCCAACTGCTAGAACACGGTTTTTTCCATGCCGATCCTCACCCTGGCAATCTATTGGCTACGACCGATGGAAAATTAGCTTATATAGACTTTGGCATGATGAGCAATATCAAGCCTTATCAACGCTACGGTTTGATCGAAGCAGTCGTGCATTTAGTGAACCGAGATTTTGAAGCTTTGGCTTATGATTATGTCAAGTTAGATTTTCTTAAGCCCGATACCGATTTAAGTCCAATTATTCCTGCTTTAGCGAAGGTATTTGGAAATGCTTTAGGAGCAAGCGTAGCAGAGTTAAATTTCAAAAGCATCACCGATCAAATGTCGGAAATGATGTATGAATTTCCCTTCAGAGTTCCGGCATATTATGCTTTAATTATTCGTTCGATGGTAACTTTAGAAGGAATTGCGATCGGCATTGACCCTAACTTTAAAGTTCTGAGTAAAGCCTATCCTTATATCGCTAAACGCTTGCTTACCGATCCTTCCCCGCAATTGCGATCGTCCTTGCGCGACCTCTTATTTAAAGAAGGTAGTTTTCGCTGGAATCGACTGGAAAATTTATTGCGAAATGCCAAAAATTCTCCCGACTACGATTTCAGTAGCGCACTAAATCAAGCAGTCGATTTTCTCTTTTCGGATCGCGGTACATTTATTCGGGAAAAATTAGTCGATGAATTAGTTAATGCGATCGATATTTTTGGTCGTCGAACTTTGTTTAATTGGTCGGCTGCCGTTCGCGAACAAGTGGGAGTAGCCGTGCAAGAAACTCCCCCAGAGTTGAGGAAGAATTCTCAGACTATCGAACATCTAAAAAACATCTTGCGTATCTTGCAAGAAACGCCCGGATTCGATCCAATGCATCTGCTAACCATGCTAACGCAACTGGTAACTAAGCCAGAAACTCAACAAATGGGTCAACAAATAGTCGAGAAATTAGTGCAAAAAGCGATCGCGAGATTCATTCGCAGCCTCTTGTTAGAACAACCTCAAGACCCTCAAAACGGTACTTATAATTATTCCGATTCTCAGAAAGCGCTTCCATCAGCAGCTTTTCGTTCATGGGAATGGTAAAGTTTCTGGGATCGAAAGATTTATCATATAAATTAGACAAGCATCAATAAGTGAAAAATAGATGGATCGAGAATGTATGAATACGAAATTAGTCAATTCTTTAGTCCAAATCATTCAATCTCTTACGCCAGAAGAACAGGCGCTTTTAGAGGAAAGGCTTCAATCTAAAAAGAATTGGCAACAAGAATATCAAAAATTATTGGAGGTTCGGGCAAAAATTTTTGCTCGTCGTAAAGGGAAGCCTCTCGAACCAACCCCAGAAGAAATCATTCACTAAATGCGAGAGGATCGCACCGAACAATTAATGCAAGCGTGTTTTCCCTCTTTAGCTCGCTCGGAAGATCGACAGCAGGATGATAAGTTCTAGTCATGATTTGTGTCGATACGAGTTTTATTATCCGGCTATTGACTAGCCAAGATACAGATTCTCCCTACGACCAAAGGTGGAATCAATGGCAAGCGTCAAACGCTACCATCGTTGCGCCTACCTTGATTATGTATGAAGTTAGTAATGGGTTGTATCAGTACAGTAGAGCCGGACAAATTACCATAGAAGAAATAGAACAGCTTGTGGAATGAGCTTTGAAGCTCGGCATTAGATTTTATGGAGATGCTGACCTTCACAGACAAGCATTGAAAATCGCGCAGCATTATAATATTCCGGCGACTTACGACGCTCATTATCTGGCTTTAGCAGAACGCTTGGGCATAGAGTTATGGACTGTGAAAGCGAAGCCGCTATCCGAGCATGGGCCTGGCTTTAGCAGAACGCTTGGGCATAGAGTTATGGATAGCCGACCAACGGTTATTTAATGCCGTACATTCCTCTTTGTCCTGGGTGAATTTAGTTAGTCGAGGATGCTAGAAATAGCAAATTTTTAGCCGGCTGAAGAGGAATAGCTACTTTTTTGGGGTAACAGATAAATAACGCCAGAAATCAAAGTAAGAAGAACGGAAATCCAAAAAGCGACCAGTGACGGGATAGTCCATGCTTCTGATAATGGGGCAATCAAAAGCGCAACGGCGATTATTTGACTGACAGTTTTTAGTTTGCCCCAGAAATTAGCACCTTTAATAGAGCTTTCGCCTGTCAAATTGGGATTGACGCGCCACCCCGCGATCGCCAATTCTCGTCCTAAAATTAAAAAAACTCCCCAAGCAGGAATTTTCTCTAACTCAATTAAGACTAACAGAGTAGCTAGTACCAGTAACTTATCTACCAAAGGATCGAGAAACTTTCCCAGTTCCGTTATTTGGTTGAGTTGGCGTGCTAAATAGCCATCAACCCAATCAGTACTAGCTGCTAACAAAAAGATTGCCAAGCCAATCCAGCGATTTTGAGGGGTTGGCACCTGTAAAAAATAGAAGATAAATGGCAATCCTAATAGACGAGAAAACGTGATCCAGTTTGGTAAGTTCATCGGTCAAGGTAAAAGGCAAAAGGTAAGAATCAAAAACAGTAATTTGCCCTTGCAATTCTCTCTCTATTATTTTGCCTTTTTACTTCTAACTTTTTACTTTCCTCAATACGCTCCTCGACCCGCGAATACGACGGCAATCGTCCTGAAAATCAGATAGAGGTCGTATAGAATAGACCATTGGCGTTGGTAGTCGATATCCATGCGAACGATATCTTCAAAATCTTTTACGTTAGAGCGACCCTTGGCTTGCCATTCTCCGGTCATGCCCGGTTTGACCTTAAGACGCTCGAAATGATGGCTGTCATATTTTTGAACTTCATCGGGGGTAGGCGGGCGAGTTCCTACCAAACTCATTTCTCCCATCAAAACGTTCCAAAATTGGGGCAATTCATCTAAGCTAGTGCGACGGAGAAATCTGCCAACGCGAGTAATGCGAGGGTCGTTTTCGTTTTTGAAGATATGTCCTTGAGCTTGATTTTGAACTAAATGTTTTTTTTGGTCGGCATCTACTACCATGGAGCGAAATTTCCAGATTCGGAAGGGTTTTCCCCTCAACCCACAGCGAACCTGACTGTAAAAAATAGGGCCCGGACTGGTGACTTGCATTGCAATGGCAATGGGAACGGTCAAAATAGCAGTAATTCCTAGTCCTACTAAAGCTCCTGCAATATCGATTAAGCGTTTCCTTTTGCTATAGACGGAGGGATGAACTGCTTGCTCTGCGATCGGTTGTTCTAGGTAAGATGTCCGAATTAGAGAGCTAACGGATGAATGCATAGAGGTTCTTGTCAGGATATCGTGGTTAATTCTATATAGGACTACAAGCTGTAATAGTTATTATTCGTATTTATTATGGAGAATTCGCCAGCTAAAAGCCAGAAAAAAATCAAAACTTCACGGAAACTTTAAATTTATTGCCCATTTTTTTAAATTTTTTATGAAGATAGGTGCGTCAAGGCTAAATTATGTACTTAAGATTACGGAAAATATCGAGCAGATCTAAGACATAAAAAAATAGGATAATTAATTGAATTCACTGAATTCACAAAGTAGCGATCGCTTTATATACTCGCTAAAACATTTCTACTTTGGCATCGAGGTAGCAATTATGCGCTGGCTTTTCTTGATTCCCCTAACTACTGGTCTGATAAGTGGCTACATCTCTCAAAAATCCGCCGATGAAATCGCCTATTTAACTGGCGCATTGACGATTATGAGTCTCCTTGCATCTCTGGTTATGGCACCCTGGCAAGTTCAGCTTTTAATACTTGTTTTGGTTTTTATTATTGTCAGACAATTCTGGTTGAAACTAGAGTTTGAAAGTCAGCTTGAGACAGAACAGCAAGAGAAAGCCGACGTTTTCCGTGTTACTTCTACACCCAATGAAGTTGAGAGAAAAACGATCCGCAAGTATCGCGGTGTCACCTACGAACCTCCGGCTTCTACCAGTAGCGTCACTGAAGTGGAGATAGAAGGAAAGTATCGCGGAGCTACTTGTAAAGTACATTATCTTCAACAAACTTCCGATCCGCTACACAAGCGCGATCTAGATCTAAAGGAACAGTAATGAATTTAAACGCGCTTATAGCTATCGAGGCTTTGAGGGAAAAAAAGAGCGGGTCTTAAATCGACCCGCTTTGAAGTTATATTTGAGGGTTTTGGCAATCGATGTTTTAAACCGAAATCCAGAGAGAAATAGTTGTCTCTAAAATTGAGTTGTCCAGACATTAACGATTTACTCCTTGCCAATGTTCGCTGACGTTAAATCTCTTCGAGCCAGTCATAAATCCGGTCTAATTCTTCTAGGGTGATTAAACCGTATTGCCAGAGAATCATTGGCAGCGGACCTCGATCTTGTTCGGCAGATCGTTGTGCGATCGCTAGGGAATCGGCAGGCAAAGCCAATTCTTCTTGTAAAAAGCGCAGTAAATGAGAATGAGTAACGTTCATATTTTTTTTCACATCCTTATCTTCAAACTCCATTTTTAAATGAGATGATTTCGGAAAATAGATCGTCTCAGCCAGTCTTTAGACTGTCTACTCGATTTTTGGGGACGCTACTTATTAAGATGTCATTTCAGAGTCTTTGCGCCTACGATCTAAATCACACGCTAGATAAGATCCTGCTCGACTTAGGCTGTGATTAGCTTCTTTTACCAGCCTCAACTGTAAAGCCACTCCTCCAAAGAGCGACCGGAATTTTTTGCTGAGTCTTAGAAAAGAAACTCATGACTTTTAGAGGAAGAAGACTTCAAGCTTGACTTGCTTTCGATCTTAGAACTTTTGCTTAACTCGTCTATCAGTCCAGAGAGTTAATTTTCGTACTTGCCGCGATTAACTAACCTCACACCAATGAGCGATCGATTGGGTTACGTGTCAGAGTTCCCAGCGATCTACCTCAATCCTAGACAGCAGAGACTCTTAGAATAGACAGTCCAAGCACGAGTAGCCTGAGATTTTTTCCGAATATATTGTTATAGTGTAATACACAAATTTTTTTTCGTTCCATCTAATTATTCTAAATTTAGGAATTTTTTAATAAGTAGCGCTAAACAGCGATCGCGTCTATTTTAAGTATTTATCCTAATCTATTGCACGCCCACCGCTCTGCCGCCCGAACCGGAAATGTTAAAGACAATCGATTTCTCTACTGACTGAGGTTCCCAACCGATTTCAAAGCCTTTTTCCCAAGCTTGTTGTCTGGCGGCGCGAAAAGCAGAAAAGCTATCCGGTCTGACGATAAAAGCGAGATAATCGGTTTGAGGATTGAGCTTTTTTAAGACGGTTCCGAATTCGGAATCAGATTTGGCGATTTCTTTGATCGTTTCGCCGCTATTTTCTCCTGTGGGTTCGTACATTATGGCATCTACGCCAACTAATCGCACGTTGTAATTTTTCGTCTGTGCTCGAAAGCCTTTCAATCTCTCGAAGACTTTATTCGTGCAAACTTCGTATTCTTCTATATCGCTGAGATAGTATTGGTAGAAATCTGAATCCAGATTCTGAGGGATATCGGGGCGATCGCATCTGGGCAAAGATGAGACTAAAATAGTTAGCTGGCGATCGATTGCTGCATCGTCTAGATAAGTAACTCTCTTGCCGCGAACCTCAAAATAGTGTGCTTTTTTCTCACTTTTAGAAACTAAAGGAGTGCGAATTGTCGTACTGGCTTGAATCGAGATCAGACTAATAAACAAGCTGATAAACATTAACACTCCGACGGTATTAGTCAGAATATCTAAGAATGAATCTAAATTTTGGGTGGGACGGGCAGGTTTTAAATGTCTTCTTCGGTTCATTTGGGTTTCTAGATCCTGACTGGTAATACAGTAGCTTGAAAAAGATTAATTATTTATTTTAAGTTTCCAATCTTTTTCAATGGGTTCGTAACCGATATCGATTTCTTCTTTTTCGATTAAATCTCTAACTTTTTGAAAAACTTCAAGCCCATCTGGTCGGAGAGCAACGATTACATACTCGCGATCGCGTTTTGCTTTTACTTCGTTAATCAAGTTAATTAAAGCAGAATTTGGCTCTTCCAAATTTTCTTGGGCAACAAATTTTT
It includes:
- a CDS encoding type II toxin-antitoxin system VapC family toxin, whose amino-acid sequence is MICVDTSFIIRLLTSQDTDSPYDQRWNQWQASNATIVAPTLIMYEVSNGLYQYSRAGQITIEEIEQLVE
- a CDS encoding DUF4278 domain-containing protein, giving the protein MNSLNSQSSDRFIYSLKHFYFGIEVAIMRWLFLIPLTTGLISGYISQKSADEIAYLTGALTIMSLLASLVMAPWQVQLLILVLVFIIVRQFWLKLEFESQLETEQQEKADVFRVTSTPNEVERKTIRKYRGVTYEPPASTSSVTEVEIEGKYRGATCKVHYLQQTSDPLHKRDLDLKEQ
- a CDS encoding AarF/ABC1/UbiB kinase family protein, which gives rise to MSQTTLSPTLQSLEIVTIEDRPLHIPEKHRENLGPVNDKDPESWRYHPDVINTYYRSRPFQVLGRLIEIVLPLIFFAFRLWTDKISGRLERNQQKRAIQLREMLTNLGPTYIKVGQALSTRPDLVPPAYLQELTTLQDQLPSFPNEIAYRFIEEELGAKPDEIYAELSEKPIAAASLGQVYQGRLKTGEKVAVKVQRPDLARRITLDIYIMRSLAGWAQKNLKQIRSDLVAITDELASRIFEEMNYCHEGKNAEKFAELYGHLPEIYVPKIYWEYTGRRVLTMEWIDGTKLTNIKAIEAQGINAAHLVEVGVNCSLRQLLEHGFFHADPHPGNLLATTDGKLAYIDFGMMSNIKPYQRYGLIEAVVHLVNRDFEALAYDYVKLDFLKPDTDLSPIIPALAKVFGNALGASVAELNFKSITDQMSEMMYEFPFRVPAYYALIIRSMVTLEGIAIGIDPNFKVLSKAYPYIAKRLLTDPSPQLRSSLRDLLFKEGSFRWNRLENLLRNAKNSPDYDFSSALNQAVDFLFSDRGTFIREKLVDELVNAIDIFGRRTLFNWSAAVREQVGVAVQETPPELRKNSQTIEHLKNILRILQETPGFDPMHLLTMLTQLVTKPETQQMGQQIVEKLVQKAIARFIRSLLLEQPQDPQNGTYNYSDSQKALPSAAFRSWEW
- the pgsA gene encoding CDP-diacylglycerol--glycerol-3-phosphate 3-phosphatidyltransferase, translating into MNLPNWITFSRLLGLPFIFYFLQVPTPQNRWIGLAIFLLAASTDWVDGYLARQLNQITELGKFLDPLVDKLLVLATLLVLIELEKIPAWGVFLILGRELAIAGWRVNPNLTGESSIKGANFWGKLKTVSQIIAVALLIAPLSEAWTIPSLVAFWISVLLTLISGVIYLLPQKSSYSSSAG
- a CDS encoding DUF2949 domain-containing protein → MNVTHSHLLRFLQEELALPADSLAIAQRSAEQDRGPLPMILWQYGLITLEELDRIYDWLEEI
- a CDS encoding sugar transferase produces the protein MHSSVSSLIRTSYLEQPIAEQAVHPSVYSKRKRLIDIAGALVGLGITAILTVPIAIAMQVTSPGPIFYSQVRCGLRGKPFRIWKFRSMVVDADQKKHLVQNQAQGHIFKNENDPRITRVGRFLRRTSLDELPQFWNVLMGEMSLVGTRPPTPDEVQKYDSHHFERLKVKPGMTGEWQAKGRSNVKDFEDIVRMDIDYQRQWSILYDLYLIFRTIAVVFAGRGAY